Proteins from a single region of Equus asinus isolate D_3611 breed Donkey chromosome 17, EquAss-T2T_v2, whole genome shotgun sequence:
- the LOC106844056 gene encoding olfactory receptor 5M3-like, with the protein MPNFTDVTEFVLLGLTNQPGLQVLFFVFFLLVYIITLIGNIGMIILIRISPKLNSSMYFFLSHLSFADVWFSSNVTPKMLENLLSETKTISYPGCIVQCFLFIAFVHVEVFILAVMAFDRYMAIGNPLLYGSRISRTVCIRLISFPYIYGFFISLISTLWTHGLYFCGNIEINHFYCADPALIKMACAGTFIKEYTMRTLAGINFSYSLLVIVISYIFILIAILRMRSAEGRKKAFSTCGSHLTAVTIFYGTLFFMYLRSPTEESVEQGKMVAVFYTTVIPMLNPMIYSLRNKDVKEAASIATSRTFLTIYNRNL; encoded by the coding sequence ATGCCCAATTTTACTGATGTGACTGAATTTGTTCTTTTGGGATTAACTAATCAGCCTGGATTGCAAgtccttttctttgtgttttttttactggTCTACATTATCACCCTGATTGGGAATATTGGTATGATCATATTAATCAGGATCAGTCCCAAGCTCAACAGctccatgtattttttcctcagtCACTTGTCTTTTGCAGATGTGTGGTTCTCCTCTAACGTCACTCctaaaatgttagaaaatttgCTATCTGAAACCAAAACCATTTCCTACCCTGGTTGTATAGTGCAGTGTTTTTTATTCATTGCTTTTGTCCACGTAGAAGTCTTTATCCTTGCTGTGATGGCCTTTGATAGATACATGGCAATTGGCAACCCTCTGCTCTACGGCAGCAGAATATCAAGGACTGTCTGTATTCGATTGATCTCTTTCCCTTACATATATGGCTTCTTTATCAGTTTGATCTCCACCTTATGGACTCATGGTTTGTACTTCTGTGGGAATATTGAGATCAACCATTTCTACTGTGCAGACCCAGCTCTCATCAAAATGGCCTGTGCAGGAACCTTCATTAAAGAATACACCATGCGCACATTGGCAGGTATCAACTTCTCTTATTCTTTATTAGTCATTGTCATCTCCTACATATTTATCCTTATTGCTATCCTAAGAATGCgctcagcagaaggaagaaaaaaagccttCTCCACATGTGGATCCCATTTGACAGCTGTCACTATATTTTATGGAACTCTCTTCTTCATGTATCTTAGAAGTCCAACTGAAGAGTCTGTGGAACAGGGAAAAATGGTGGCTGTGTTTTACACCACAGTAATTCCTATGTTGAATCCCATGATCTACAGTCTCAGGAACAAAGATGTAAAGGAGGCTGCAAGCATAGCAACCAGTAGAACATTTTTGACTATATACAATAGAAACTTATAA